One window of the Chryseobacterium sp. CY350 genome contains the following:
- a CDS encoding MATE family efflux transporter yields MKQLKVVQTFLSRFLILLLSFGLVIFSTNMWGSEGKGTISIVIANVAIVSFFSSIFSGSSASYFASKFEIEQILSYSYLWSIVTGFTIPLIFSFTSIDHHFLFYLIAISILSSLLATNVSLFVGTQNIKLFNLYTVLQQLLHVVFLAVLIYFVDIKDVSVYFLAQIFCLAVLSLISFYQITKKSRFSEFKFSASEFRSMFEYGWKTQLSAFIQFLNYRLSFYFLEYFQGITAVGIFSIGITFSEAIWTITRSIAVVLYSEVVNSKNLQESVEKTKSSLRLSVLLMFVFICGIIIIPAQFYKMIFGSEFGETKLIMLLLSPGIFAIAVSDMIGYFFSGIRELRILNIKSIVGLIITVLLSFLVIPKWGIVGVCIVTTTSYCASAAILFWKFYRTNDFSFKDFMFSKNEIMFFLERFKNNK; encoded by the coding sequence ATGAAGCAGCTAAAAGTTGTTCAGACATTTCTTTCCCGTTTTCTGATTCTCCTTCTGAGCTTTGGCTTAGTAATTTTTTCTACCAACATGTGGGGCAGCGAGGGAAAAGGAACGATCTCAATAGTGATCGCAAATGTTGCCATCGTGAGTTTCTTCAGCAGTATTTTCTCGGGAAGCAGCGCGTCCTATTTTGCGAGTAAATTTGAAATAGAACAGATTCTTTCATATTCGTATCTCTGGTCTATCGTAACGGGGTTTACCATTCCGTTAATTTTCAGTTTTACATCGATTGACCATCATTTTTTGTTTTATTTGATAGCAATTTCTATTTTATCATCTTTACTTGCGACCAATGTCAGCCTTTTTGTAGGTACGCAGAATATTAAACTTTTTAACTTGTACACCGTGCTGCAGCAGCTATTGCATGTGGTTTTTCTTGCAGTTTTAATCTATTTTGTGGATATAAAAGATGTTTCTGTATACTTTTTGGCTCAGATATTTTGTCTGGCTGTTTTATCTTTAATTAGTTTTTATCAAATCACAAAAAAAAGCAGATTTTCTGAGTTTAAATTTTCCGCATCTGAATTTCGCAGCATGTTTGAATATGGTTGGAAGACCCAGTTGAGCGCATTTATTCAGTTTTTGAATTACAGACTTTCTTTTTATTTTTTAGAATATTTTCAAGGAATTACAGCGGTAGGAATATTTTCTATCGGAATTACGTTTTCTGAAGCAATCTGGACGATCACTCGAAGTATTGCGGTGGTGCTTTATTCTGAAGTCGTCAACAGCAAAAATCTACAGGAATCGGTCGAAAAAACAAAATCTTCCCTTAGACTTTCGGTTTTATTAATGTTTGTATTCATTTGTGGAATTATCATTATTCCCGCTCAGTTTTACAAGATGATTTTCGGAAGTGAGTTTGGCGAAACCAAACTAATAATGCTGCTTCTTTCACCAGGAATTTTTGCAATTGCAGTCAGTGACATGATAGGATATTTTTTTTCAGGAATAAGAGAACTCAGAATTCTGAATATTAAATCTATTGTAGGATTAATCATCACGGTTTTGCTTTCTTTTCTTGTGATTCCGAAATGGGGAATTGTAGGAGTCTGTATAGTTACAACAACTTCCTACTGCGCTTCCGCAGCAATACTGTTCTGGAAATTTTACCGAACAAATGATTTCAGTTTTAAAGATTTTATGTTTTCGAAAAATGAGATTATGTTTTTTTTGGAGAGATTTAAAAATAATAAGTGA
- a CDS encoding glycosyltransferase: MSKILFLTTAHHYNDDRIFFHQATALVKMNYEVKICSLSSDFIGEINSIQIESIVALEKSSAYKINKLLGVCESYQPDCIICSEPIPVFAASKFRKKKKVTIIYDITEWYPAMSMLRDFNPVKKLVQGVKFFLIQLYAGFLSNHFIFGEETKKFPLYYFFPFKKSVTIPYYPDEKYVLQSKKSFRSENITLCYTGAISEDKGIGRFFRAVDILKKRNPNLQVKILIVGSARKAEDEIYFSELLSRYSFKSIEIRKPAAYEKFSESFSDADICFDLRAFNFENHHSLPIKLFYYLGAGKPVIYSNLKGIRQHISPFDFGFLVDPEDAEAIADYIEKYIKEPKLYNLHSDNAVKSFQEKYNWNVIRDTFVKFISKSLPKNTE; encoded by the coding sequence ATGTCAAAAATTCTGTTTTTAACTACTGCACACCATTACAATGATGACCGCATCTTTTTTCATCAGGCAACAGCGCTTGTAAAAATGAATTATGAAGTGAAAATATGCAGTCTGTCATCAGATTTTATAGGCGAGATCAATAGTATTCAAATAGAATCCATAGTTGCTTTAGAAAAGTCTTCTGCATATAAAATCAATAAGTTGCTCGGAGTTTGCGAGTCTTATCAACCAGATTGTATCATTTGTTCAGAACCAATTCCCGTGTTTGCGGCCTCTAAATTTCGCAAAAAGAAGAAGGTGACCATCATTTATGACATTACAGAATGGTATCCCGCGATGTCAATGCTTCGGGATTTTAATCCTGTAAAAAAGCTCGTACAGGGAGTTAAATTTTTTCTGATTCAGTTGTATGCAGGTTTTTTGAGTAATCATTTTATATTCGGGGAAGAAACTAAGAAATTTCCTCTATATTATTTTTTTCCTTTTAAGAAATCAGTGACGATTCCGTATTATCCTGATGAAAAATATGTTTTACAAAGCAAAAAAAGCTTTAGATCTGAAAATATTACACTGTGTTATACGGGAGCCATTTCAGAAGATAAAGGAATAGGACGTTTTTTTCGAGCCGTTGACATTCTGAAAAAGCGTAATCCGAATCTGCAAGTAAAAATATTGATTGTAGGATCTGCAAGAAAAGCGGAAGATGAAATCTATTTTTCAGAATTACTTTCCAGATATTCTTTTAAAAGTATTGAAATAAGAAAACCTGCTGCTTACGAAAAATTCTCAGAATCATTCTCTGACGCAGATATTTGTTTCGACCTGAGAGCCTTTAATTTTGAAAATCACCACTCGCTGCCGATTAAATTATTTTATTATCTGGGAGCCGGAAAACCGGTCATTTACTCAAATTTAAAAGGTATCAGACAACATATTTCACCTTTTGATTTCGGCTTTCTCGTCGATCCGGAAGATGCTGAAGCAATCGCTGATTATATAGAAAAATATATTAAAGAGCCTAAACTTTATAATCTTCATTCAGATAATGCAGTAAAATCTTTTCAGGAAAAATATAACTGGAATGTTATACGAGATACTTTTGTTAAATTTATCTCTAAATCGCTCCCTAAAAACACAGAATGA
- a CDS encoding (Fe-S)-binding protein, translated as MDFTIKTMADYAAEGKSPEVLFWVGCAGSFDDRAKKITKAFCKILNKIGVDFAVLGQEESCTGDPAKRAGNEFVFQMMAMTNIEVLNAYEVKKIVTACPHCFNTLKNEYPSLGGNYEVIHHTQFLKQLMEDGRLKIEGGAFKGKKITFHDPCYLGRANGEYEAPRMLLEKLDAELVEMKRCKANGLCCGAGGAQMFKEPEKGDKDVNIERTEEALSFEPKIIATGCPFCNTMLTDGVKHFNKNTEVEVKDIVELLAEAEDL; from the coding sequence ATGGATTTCACTATAAAAACAATGGCAGATTACGCTGCCGAAGGAAAATCACCTGAAGTTTTATTTTGGGTTGGCTGTGCCGGAAGTTTTGACGACAGAGCAAAAAAAATCACCAAAGCATTCTGCAAAATTCTGAACAAAATCGGAGTTGATTTCGCTGTTCTCGGTCAGGAAGAAAGCTGTACAGGTGATCCCGCAAAACGTGCAGGTAATGAGTTTGTTTTCCAGATGATGGCAATGACGAACATTGAAGTTCTCAACGCTTACGAGGTTAAGAAAATTGTTACGGCTTGTCCACATTGTTTCAATACCTTAAAAAATGAGTATCCAAGTTTAGGAGGCAACTATGAAGTAATTCATCATACTCAGTTCTTGAAGCAATTGATGGAAGATGGAAGGCTGAAAATTGAAGGTGGAGCTTTTAAAGGAAAAAAAATAACATTCCACGATCCTTGTTATCTTGGAAGAGCAAATGGTGAATATGAAGCACCAAGAATGCTTTTGGAAAAACTAGATGCTGAACTTGTCGAAATGAAACGCTGCAAAGCCAACGGTTTATGTTGCGGAGCAGGAGGAGCACAAATGTTTAAAGAACCTGAAAAAGGTGATAAAGATGTGAATATCGAAAGAACTGAAGAAGCATTGTCTTTTGAACCAAAAATTATCGCTACAGGCTGCCCGTTTTGTAATACAATGCTGACTGATGGCGTAAAGCACTTCAACAAAAATACTGAGGTAGAGGTCAAAGATATTGTTGAGCTTTTAGCTGAGGCAGAAGATTTGTAG
- a CDS encoding (Fe-S)-binding protein, with the protein MQYLDNIIFLILLVAGFGLFGKSLLKIYRNIRLGKEINRSDRKAERWETMARVAMGQSRMVKRPVAGILHLFVYVGFVIINIELIEIIVDGIFGTHRFLATIFGHTFYNIFTATLEVLAILVIIGVVLFFIRRNFYGVKRLTMKELFGWPKNDANWILIIEFALMVFFFTMNSSDLILQQRGVLAEHGSFPISQMTLVPFFDIFNFDSGFLVFVERAAWWLHFVGILFFMNYLYYSKHLHIILAFPSTWYANLNLYGKFNNLDSVTAEIKLMMDPNADPYAAPAEGAVTEAPSKFGAEDVFDLNQVQLLNAYSCTECGRCTSVCPANITGKKLSPRLILMKTRDRLEEVGRNIDKNGKFEDDGKKLLNDYITKEELWACTTCNACTEACPVLLDPLSIIFEMRRFLVMEQSAAPQELNLMMTNVENNAAPWQYNQADRLNWAKD; encoded by the coding sequence ATGCAATATCTTGACAATATTATTTTTCTGATTCTTTTAGTTGCGGGTTTTGGGTTATTCGGAAAAAGCCTTCTTAAGATTTATAGAAATATCAGATTAGGAAAAGAAATCAACCGTAGCGACAGAAAAGCTGAACGTTGGGAAACAATGGCTCGTGTAGCAATGGGACAAAGCAGAATGGTGAAAAGACCTGTAGCAGGTATTCTTCACCTTTTTGTGTATGTAGGTTTCGTGATCATTAATATCGAACTAATCGAAATTATTGTCGACGGAATTTTTGGAACTCACCGTTTTCTTGCGACCATTTTCGGACACACATTTTACAATATATTTACAGCGACTCTTGAAGTTTTAGCAATTCTTGTGATCATCGGTGTGGTTTTGTTTTTCATCAGAAGAAATTTTTACGGAGTTAAAAGATTGACGATGAAGGAGCTTTTTGGATGGCCAAAAAACGATGCCAACTGGATTTTAATTATTGAGTTCGCTTTGATGGTCTTCTTCTTCACTATGAATTCATCAGATTTGATTTTGCAACAGAGAGGTGTTCTGGCTGAGCATGGAAGTTTTCCTATTAGTCAAATGACATTAGTTCCATTTTTTGATATATTCAATTTTGATAGTGGTTTCTTAGTTTTTGTCGAAAGAGCTGCATGGTGGTTACATTTTGTTGGAATCCTTTTCTTCATGAATTACCTTTATTATTCTAAACATTTACATATTATTTTAGCGTTTCCAAGCACTTGGTATGCGAACTTAAATTTGTATGGAAAATTCAATAATTTAGATTCCGTTACAGCTGAAATCAAATTAATGATGGATCCTAATGCAGATCCGTATGCTGCTCCGGCAGAAGGTGCTGTTACAGAAGCTCCGTCAAAATTTGGCGCAGAAGATGTTTTTGATTTGAATCAGGTTCAGCTTCTGAATGCTTATTCTTGCACAGAATGTGGTCGTTGTACTTCAGTTTGTCCTGCAAACATTACAGGTAAAAAACTATCTCCGAGATTGATTTTGATGAAAACCAGAGATCGTTTGGAAGAAGTTGGAAGAAACATCGACAAGAATGGAAAATTTGAAGACGACGGTAAGAAATTACTGAACGATTATATTACGAAAGAGGAACTTTGGGCTTGTACAACTTGTAATGCCTGTACAGAGGCTTGTCCGGTTTTGCTTGATCCTTTATCTATCATTTTTGAAATGAGAAGATTCCTGGTAATGGAACAGTCTGCGGCTCCACAAGAGTTGAATTTGATGATGACAAATGTGGAAAATAATGCTGCACCATGGCAATACAACCAGGCCGATCGTTTGAATTGGGCAAAAGACTAA
- a CDS encoding MlaD family protein produces the protein MKFSKELKAGLIAILAVVGFVVLFQFMKGRSLFTTDNIFYAKYDNVEGLTQSSPVSINGLKVGQVDKITPQTSKDGKIHFIVKITVDDNFEFSRNSNLEIFEPSLMGGKEMRVNLFYGGPTAKDGDTLKGAFKLGMMNSLSSQVGPVKDQLQTVLHRVDSLMANANQVMNEQNREEIKILLHNLNKTVGALETTAGSVNTLVGNNDPKLQRVLDEASLTMKSGKVTLDKYGNLAESIDTQKLNATIANLDNTVGQLNKVVSGIDRGEGSLGKIMKDDQLYNNLNAASTNLNSLIEDLKANPKKYVNFSVFGKNSKD, from the coding sequence GTGAAGTTCAGTAAAGAATTAAAAGCTGGTTTAATAGCGATCTTAGCTGTTGTCGGCTTTGTCGTTTTGTTCCAATTCATGAAAGGCAGAAGCCTTTTTACTACCGATAATATATTTTATGCAAAATATGATAACGTTGAAGGTCTTACGCAGTCATCACCGGTCTCAATTAATGGGTTAAAGGTCGGTCAGGTAGACAAAATCACACCACAGACATCAAAAGACGGTAAAATTCATTTTATCGTTAAAATTACTGTTGATGATAATTTTGAATTTTCTAGAAATTCAAACCTTGAAATTTTTGAGCCAAGTTTAATGGGAGGTAAAGAGATGAGAGTCAATTTATTTTACGGCGGTCCTACTGCAAAAGATGGCGATACTTTAAAAGGTGCTTTCAAATTAGGAATGATGAATAGTCTTTCTTCTCAGGTTGGTCCGGTAAAGGATCAGCTACAAACTGTTTTACACAGAGTAGATTCTTTGATGGCAAATGCTAATCAGGTGATGAACGAACAAAACAGAGAAGAGATCAAGATTTTGCTTCATAACCTTAATAAAACCGTTGGTGCTTTAGAAACAACGGCGGGAAGTGTAAATACATTGGTTGGGAATAACGATCCGAAACTTCAAAGAGTTCTTGATGAGGCGAGTCTTACAATGAAGAGCGGTAAAGTCACGTTAGACAAATATGGTAATTTAGCAGAAAGTATTGATACGCAAAAGTTGAATGCTACAATTGCTAACTTAGATAATACAGTTGGCCAACTTAATAAAGTTGTTTCAGGAATTGACAGAGGCGAAGGAAGTCTTGGTAAAATCATGAAAGATGACCAATTATACAACAATCTGAATGCGGCATCTACTAATCTGAATTCTTTGATTGAAGATTTGAAGGCCAATCCTAAGAAATATGTTAATTTTTCGGTATTTGGTAAGAACAGTAAAGACTAA
- a CDS encoding SurA N-terminal domain-containing protein: MAILGQIRSRPWLLMGMIALALLAFLVNPESLDKVFGKNPDVLGKVNGEKITREEYNDQLFILQQQAEQQQQPKSGLEEQAWQLLVQSKLVKQQFEKMGFEMTDDLFWNQIQYDQMFAQNQQLFDEKGNFKLQELKKEIETLQSTNPQGYSQWLKTRKTIEYRIMARQVFANVSTGITTGKKEAEELMKERDQLADIDFVKVDYASYLQKNKIKVTTDDLKQYIDKHPIMFKTEPSRNLGIVFFPSQPSPADDAAVLKDITKIFSVGTDESGGKENFMNTTNDSMFVMANSDIPFNNQYVPANQMPQGLQGKIETATVGQTFGPYKEQNLYVVSKLVDKKASDSTLSKHILISYKGAERSTATRTKEQAKKIADSLMAVIKGNPAKFAEGLKLSDEPNAVERNGSVGWTTPQSQFAPPYLAFLANNAKGATGLTETSFGYHIINVEDKKAGTMGYKVAHLVKTIKPSDATEAVVDKNSRRFIQQVQGKSFNDFVNIAKKSNYQYSNAKSAKRFDGQLQGLGTEKDAEILTWAFDKKREKGDSEIFTVDGTGDKIVVYLNGKQEKGLADPESVRDQIETIVMNKKAAKMISDKIGKPSSLDQIAKTFGTTKQSAQVNLLNPSVAGAMEPKVAGAAFGVKKGAISNVIEGGTGVYVLVKKNESMNKQPGDAKQFTESVTQRNAGMFGQAWLKSLQDNADIDDYRIEIWSKLGNQQ; this comes from the coding sequence ATGGCAATTTTAGGACAGATTAGGAGTAGACCTTGGCTTTTGATGGGAATGATCGCATTGGCGCTTTTAGCGTTTTTGGTAAACCCGGAAAGTCTCGATAAAGTTTTTGGGAAAAATCCTGATGTTTTAGGAAAAGTAAATGGTGAAAAAATTACCCGTGAGGAATATAATGACCAGCTTTTCATACTACAGCAACAAGCTGAGCAACAGCAACAGCCAAAAAGCGGACTTGAAGAGCAGGCTTGGCAACTGCTTGTGCAATCAAAGCTGGTAAAGCAGCAATTTGAAAAAATGGGATTTGAAATGACAGACGATCTGTTCTGGAATCAGATTCAGTATGATCAGATGTTTGCTCAGAATCAACAGCTTTTTGATGAAAAAGGAAATTTCAAACTTCAGGAACTGAAGAAAGAGATCGAAACTTTACAAAGCACAAACCCGCAAGGTTACAGCCAGTGGTTGAAAACCAGAAAAACAATTGAATACAGAATCATGGCAAGACAGGTATTTGCAAATGTTTCTACAGGAATTACTACGGGCAAAAAAGAGGCAGAAGAATTAATGAAAGAACGAGATCAGCTTGCTGATATTGATTTCGTGAAAGTTGATTACGCATCTTACCTTCAGAAAAATAAAATTAAAGTTACGACTGACGATTTAAAACAGTATATCGATAAGCATCCTATAATGTTTAAAACTGAGCCTAGCAGAAATCTTGGAATTGTGTTTTTCCCTTCACAGCCAAGTCCTGCGGATGATGCTGCTGTTTTGAAAGATATTACGAAAATTTTCTCAGTAGGAACAGACGAAAGTGGTGGGAAAGAAAACTTCATGAACACTACAAACGATTCTATGTTTGTAATGGCAAATTCTGATATTCCTTTCAATAATCAATACGTTCCGGCTAATCAAATGCCGCAAGGTTTACAGGGTAAAATTGAAACGGCTACAGTAGGACAAACTTTTGGTCCGTATAAAGAACAAAATTTATATGTTGTTTCTAAATTAGTTGATAAAAAAGCTTCAGATTCTACTTTGTCTAAGCATATTCTGATTTCTTATAAAGGTGCAGAAAGATCTACAGCAACAAGAACAAAAGAACAAGCGAAGAAAATTGCTGACAGTTTGATGGCAGTTATTAAAGGTAATCCTGCGAAATTTGCAGAAGGTCTTAAATTATCTGACGAGCCAAATGCTGTTGAAAGAAACGGAAGTGTTGGCTGGACGACTCCTCAAAGCCAATTTGCTCCTCCATATTTAGCTTTCCTTGCAAACAATGCTAAAGGTGCTACTGGTTTGACTGAAACAAGTTTTGGTTACCACATCATCAATGTTGAAGATAAGAAAGCTGGTACAATGGGTTACAAAGTAGCTCACTTAGTAAAGACAATCAAGCCTTCTGATGCTACAGAAGCAGTTGTAGATAAAAATTCAAGAAGATTTATTCAGCAGGTTCAAGGGAAATCATTCAATGATTTTGTGAATATTGCTAAAAAATCAAACTACCAATACTCAAATGCAAAATCTGCAAAGAGATTTGACGGTCAGTTGCAAGGTTTAGGAACTGAAAAAGATGCAGAAATCCTTACTTGGGCTTTTGATAAGAAAAGAGAGAAAGGAGATTCTGAAATTTTTACAGTTGACGGTACAGGAGATAAAATCGTTGTTTACTTAAACGGAAAACAGGAAAAAGGTCTTGCTGATCCTGAATCTGTGAGAGATCAGATCGAGACGATCGTAATGAATAAGAAGGCTGCGAAAATGATTTCTGATAAAATTGGAAAACCTTCAAGCCTGGATCAGATTGCAAAAACTTTCGGAACAACCAAGCAGTCTGCACAGGTTAATTTGCTTAATCCATCTGTAGCAGGTGCGATGGAACCAAAAGTGGCAGGAGCTGCGTTCGGTGTTAAGAAAGGAGCGATTTCAAACGTTATCGAAGGTGGAACAGGAGTTTATGTTTTAGTTAAAAAGAACGAAAGCATGAATAAACAGCCGGGAGATGCTAAGCAATTCACAGAATCTGTTACTCAGAGAAATGCAGGGATGTTTGGGCAGGCTTGGCTGAAGAGTTTACAAGATAATGCAGACATCGACGATTACAGAATCGAAATCTGGAGCAAACTTGGAAATCAACAATAA
- the lon gene encoding endopeptidase La has translation MTEFEDINFDEILGESFDIVAEEINLSDIDESQKNSEQIIFPILPVRNMVMFPNVVIPITAGRKTSIQLLEEAQQNGDLIGIVSQKNSDIEQPSEKDFYQIGTLAKIIKIIKLPEGNVTAITKGFQRFKIKKITGNQPYFKGEITRLKDSKAKNKEEYEALLENVKDLALKIIELDPNIPNAANFAIKNINNNDDLLNFICTNANFPYSEKQKLLEEKSLMERANKCYEMMHEDFRKLELRNQIHQKTSKDLDKQQREYFLNQQIRTIQDELGGGPESDVEDLLQKAKNKNWKPEVEEHFQKEIGRLQRQNPNSPDYNVQRNYLDFFTDLPWETFTKDTFDIEKAEKVLDKAHFGLEDIKKRILEHMAVLKLKNNMKSPILLLVGPPGVGKTSLGKSVADALGRKYVRVSLGGLHDESEIRGHRKTYIGAMAGRILQSIKKSGTSNPVIVLDEIDKVGKGMHGDPSSALLEVLDPEQNNAFYDNFLEMGYDLSKVMFLATANSLSTIQTPLLDRMEIIQIAGYTLEEKIEIAKRHLIKKQQDENGLTAKSFKLGNPELKHIIEAHTSESGVRSLEKRIAGIARWVALQTAMVKDYDAKITVEKVDEILGVPRPKSLSELTDVPGVVTGLAWTSVGGDILFIESITSTGKGNLTMTGNLGTVMKESATIALEYIKAKHEDLGISEDDLEKKNIHVHVPEGATPKDGPSAGIAMLTSMVSTFRNKKVRPHLAMTGEITLRGKVLPVGGIKEKLLAATRAGIKEVILCEANRKDVEEIKQDYLKNLKVNYVNWMTEVLELAIEK, from the coding sequence ATGACAGAATTTGAAGATATAAATTTTGATGAAATCTTAGGCGAAAGCTTCGATATTGTAGCCGAAGAAATCAATCTTTCAGATATAGACGAAAGTCAGAAAAATTCTGAACAGATTATTTTCCCGATCCTTCCGGTGAGAAATATGGTCATGTTTCCGAACGTCGTAATTCCTATTACTGCAGGAAGAAAAACATCCATCCAACTTCTTGAGGAAGCTCAGCAAAACGGTGATTTAATAGGAATTGTAAGTCAGAAAAACTCTGACATCGAACAGCCTTCAGAAAAAGACTTTTATCAGATCGGAACTCTGGCGAAGATCATCAAGATCATCAAACTTCCTGAAGGAAATGTTACTGCAATTACAAAAGGTTTTCAAAGATTTAAAATAAAAAAAATCACAGGTAATCAACCTTATTTTAAAGGTGAAATTACGAGACTGAAAGATTCTAAGGCCAAAAATAAAGAAGAATACGAAGCCTTACTTGAAAATGTAAAAGATTTAGCTCTAAAAATTATTGAGCTTGATCCGAACATTCCAAACGCAGCCAATTTTGCGATTAAAAACATCAATAACAACGATGATTTATTGAATTTTATCTGCACAAACGCTAATTTTCCTTATTCAGAAAAACAAAAACTGCTTGAGGAGAAAAGCCTGATGGAAAGAGCCAATAAGTGCTACGAAATGATGCATGAAGATTTCAGAAAATTAGAATTGAGAAATCAGATTCATCAGAAAACTTCAAAAGATCTCGACAAACAGCAGAGAGAATATTTCCTTAACCAGCAGATCAGAACTATTCAGGACGAATTGGGAGGCGGCCCGGAAAGTGATGTTGAAGATTTACTGCAAAAGGCAAAAAATAAGAACTGGAAACCTGAAGTTGAAGAACATTTTCAAAAAGAAATAGGAAGACTTCAACGCCAGAACCCAAATTCTCCAGACTACAACGTTCAGAGAAATTATCTGGATTTCTTCACAGATCTTCCCTGGGAAACCTTTACTAAAGACACTTTTGACATCGAAAAAGCTGAAAAAGTTTTAGATAAAGCACATTTTGGCTTAGAAGACATCAAGAAAAGAATTTTGGAACATATGGCTGTTCTGAAGCTGAAAAACAACATGAAATCCCCAATTTTATTACTGGTAGGGCCTCCGGGAGTTGGTAAAACTTCCTTAGGAAAATCAGTTGCTGATGCTTTGGGAAGAAAATATGTACGTGTTTCTTTGGGTGGATTGCATGACGAAAGTGAAATTCGTGGTCACAGAAAAACTTACATCGGTGCGATGGCCGGAAGAATCCTTCAATCTATTAAAAAATCCGGAACTTCAAATCCTGTGATTGTTTTAGATGAAATTGATAAAGTAGGAAAAGGAATGCATGGCGACCCAAGTTCAGCTTTACTTGAAGTACTTGATCCTGAACAGAATAACGCTTTCTACGATAATTTCCTTGAAATGGGTTATGATTTGTCTAAAGTAATGTTTCTGGCTACTGCAAACTCTCTCTCAACTATTCAAACGCCGCTTTTGGACAGAATGGAAATCATCCAGATTGCAGGCTACACTTTAGAGGAAAAAATCGAAATCGCCAAGAGACACTTAATTAAAAAACAGCAGGATGAAAACGGTTTGACGGCAAAGTCTTTCAAACTCGGAAATCCCGAGCTGAAACATATTATAGAAGCACACACATCTGAAAGCGGTGTGAGATCTTTAGAAAAAAGAATCGCAGGAATTGCTCGTTGGGTCGCCCTGCAAACTGCTATGGTAAAAGATTATGATGCAAAAATCACGGTTGAAAAAGTAGATGAAATTCTCGGTGTTCCGAGGCCGAAAAGTTTATCTGAATTAACAGACGTTCCCGGTGTTGTAACCGGATTGGCCTGGACAAGTGTTGGAGGAGACATTTTATTTATAGAAAGCATTACCAGCACCGGAAAAGGAAATCTCACCATGACCGGAAATTTGGGAACAGTAATGAAAGAATCTGCAACGATTGCATTAGAATATATAAAAGCGAAACACGAAGATTTAGGAATTTCTGAGGATGATTTGGAAAAGAAAAACATTCACGTTCACGTTCCTGAAGGCGCAACACCGAAAGACGGACCTTCTGCCGGAATTGCTATGCTGACGTCAATGGTTTCTACATTCAGAAATAAAAAAGTAAGGCCTCATTTGGCGATGACAGGAGAAATTACTTTAAGAGGAAAAGTGCTTCCTGTAGGCGGAATTAAAGAAAAATTGCTGGCCGCAACAAGAGCAGGAATTAAAGAAGTGATCTTATGTGAAGCGAACAGAAAAGATGTGGAAGAAATAAAGCAGGATTATCTTAAAAACCTGAAAGTAAACTATGTAAACTGGATGACCGAAGTTCTGGAACTCGCGATCGAAAAATAA